Genomic DNA from Nonomuraea rubra:
GGGCTGATCGCCGTCGTGCAGACCTTCTGCTGCGCCATGGCGGGCTACGCCTTCGCGCGGCTGCGCTTCCCCGGCCGGGACCTGGCCTTCACCGCGATCATCGCCGCTCTGATGGTGCCGCCGATCTTCACGATCCTGCCCAACTTCGTGCTGGTCAAGCAGCTGGACCTGCTGAACACGTTCCCGGGCCTGGTCCTGCCCAGCCTGCTGATGACGCCGTTCGCGGTGTTCTTCCTGCGCCAGTTCTTCCTGTCCATCCCCCGGGACGTGGAGGAGGCCGCGACGCTGGAGGGCATCAGCCGGTGGGGCATGTTCTGGAGGATCGTGCTGCCCATGAGCCGCGGCCCGCTGATCACCATCGGGCTGACCACGGTCGTGTGGAGCTGGAAGGACTACCTGTGGCCGTTGCTGGCGGGCAAGGCCGAGGACACCCGGGTGCTCACCGTCGGGCTGGGCGTCTTCCTCCAGCAGTCGCCGAACCGGGGGCCGGACTGGACCGGGATCATGGCCGGTTCGGTGCTGTCCGTCATCCCGGTGCTCATCCTGCTCGTCTTCCTGGGCAAGCGGCTGGTGCAGTCGATGAACTTCTCCGGCATCAAGTGAGGAAGCGGGGGTGCGGCCGGAGCCGCACCCCTCGGCGTCAGGAGGCCCGGATCCGCCCGAGGGTCAGCCAGCCGGGAACGGTCGTGTCCTGGCCGGCGTTGGCGAAGCGCAGCGGCATGCCGTTCGGCAGCGGGTTGGCGGCCCGCAGGACCAGCGTGTACTCGCCCTTCCGCAACCCGAGCGGCAGGGTGGCGGTGAGCTCGGCGGGCTCGCCGGGCATGACGCCGGTCAGCTTCCACGACGTGGTCCAGGTCCGGGCGATCCGCCCGTCCCGGCCGACCGCGGCCAGCTGGACGGGCCAGTCGTAGGAGAACGGGGCCACGCCGTCGTTGCTGATCCGGACGGCGACGCCGAGGCTGCCGCGCCGCCGCTCGGTGCGCACCGCGGTGACGCGCAACTCGTAGCCCAGCGACCTGGCGCCCTTCAGCGCCTGGTCGTAGGCGGCGCCGGTGTATCCGGGGCTGAAGGCGTAGTGGTTGAGCAGCCAGGTGGCGTGGGTCTGGGCGACGCTCGTGTCGAAGTCCTTGTCCCCGTCGCCGGGACAGTCCATCGGCACGTTGAACAGGCAGCCCTGCAGCTCGGGCCGCAGCTCGCCGGCGACCGTGTTGGTCCGCCACTTGTCGGTGGTGCCCGCCTGCCGCATCAGGTCCATGAAGTGCCAGCCGGGGCCCGGCAGGGTGGAGTAGGCGAAGGAGTCGTCGTGGTAGCCCAGGTCGTGCGCCTTGTTGTCGGCGCCGGGGTAGCGGACCATGAGCCTGGTCCGGTCGAAGGCCCTGTCGTAGGCGTCCAGCACCCTGAGCTGCTCGGCCGGGGACGCGAACCAGTTCTCCGTGCCCGGGTCCCCGTTGTGCGGCCAGGTGTGCCACTCGCCCCAGAAGCCCAGCAGGCCGAGCTGGACGAATCCGATCCGCGGGTCGCCGTCGTAGCGGCGGCCGAGTGCGGCGATGAACCGATCGAGCGCGGCGGTCAGGTTCGGGTCGTCGTAGTCGGGCGACACGCTCTGCCCGTTGTTGCCGAAGTCGTCGTACGGCCGGGTCAGCAGGCCCTGGTCGAGCAGGAACTGCGGGACGCCGCTGGGCTTGCCCGGATAGTCCAGGTAGAAGCGGAACGCCGCCTGGTGGCCGCGGGCGGCGATCGCGTCCAGCTGCTCTTCCAGCGCCCGCCAGTCGAACCGGTGCGGGCCGGTCATCACCGCGTTCACCGGCAGGTAGAACCACTCCATCGAGTGCGGGAACGTCGTATAGGCGCCGGCGTAGGGGATGAAGCCCTCCAGCGGATTGGCGTCGGGAGCCGGCGCCGCCGCCAGATTCCGCCACCCCGGCTGGCCGGCCGTGGCCGAGCTCGGGGCGGGCAGCGCCGTGACGGCCGCGGCCAGGAGGGCGACGAGCGCCATCCGTGCAGGCCGGCGGATCGGAGAGTGGACCATCGATGCCTCCACATGACGATTGCCAAAGCACTTATGAGCTGGCCTTGACAAATTTTCGATGAGCCACATCATTATTCGAGAGAGCCGACAAGGCAAGAGGGAACTTTCTCGGGCCCTCGGCCCTATCCCCCAGAAAGAGGCACCTCGATGATCAACACGAAGCGGGTCGCCGCAGCCCTGCTGTGCGGGCTGATGGCGGGCACCACGCTCACCGCGTGCGGCGGTTCCGGGGCGGACGAGCCGGCGGGCGGTGACGCGGGTGGTGCCGTCACGCTCGACTACTGGCTGTGGGACGACAACCAGCAGGCCTCCTACCAGGCCTGCGCCGACGCCTTCCACCAGGCGAACCCGAACATCACCATCAAGATCACCCAGACGGCCTGGGCGCAGTACTGGCAGAACCTGACCACGCAGCTGGCGGCGGGCGAGGCGCCCGACGTGTGGACCAACCAGGTGTCGTACTACCCGCAGTTCGTCTCCAGCCAGCAGATCCTCGACATCCAGCCCTACGTCGACGCCGACAAGGTCGATCTGACCCAGTACCAGGACGGGCTGGCGGACCTGTGGACCAAGGACGGCAAGCGGTACGGGCTGCCCAAGGACTGGGACACCGAGGCGATCGTCTACAACAGCGACATGCTCGACAAGGCGGGCGTGAAGCCCGCGGAGCTGGCCGACCTGACCTGGAACCCCACCGACGGCGGCACCTTCGAGCAGGTCATCGCCAAGCTCACCGTCGACGACAAGGGCCGCAACGGCCTGGACCCGGACTTCGACAAGGACCACGTCGCGATCTACGGCTACCAGCCGGAGTGGAACGACGGCTCCCAGGGCCAGAACGGCTGGGGCGAGCTGGCCGCCGCCAACGGCTGGACCTACCTCGACAAGAACCCGTGGGGCACCCAGTTCAAGTACGACGACCCCAAGCTGATCGAGACCATCGGCTGGTACAAGGCGCTGACGGACAAGGGGTTCGCGCCCCGCTTCGACAAGCAGTCGACGCTCGGCATCGACGCCGTGATGAACTCCGGGAAGGCCGCGCTCACGATCGCCGGCTCCTGGACCATCAACACGTACATGGGCGACGGCGCCAAGCACAAGTTCGCGCTCGCCCCGCTGCCCATCGGGCCGGTCGGGTCGCGCAAGAGCGCCATCAACGGCCTGTCGGACGCCATCTGGGCGGGCACCGAGCACAAGGACGCCGCGTGGAAGTGGGTGAAGTACCTCGGCTCGACCGCCTGCCAGGACGTGGTCGCCGGCAACGCCGTGGTGTTCCCCGCGATCAAGACCTCGGCGGAGAAGGCTCTGGCCGCGCACAAGGCCAAGGGCCGTGACGTGCAGGTGTACGTCGACTACACCAAGACGCCCGGCAGCACGTTCCTCCTGCCGATCACCGACCACGGCACCGAGATCAGCCAGATCGTGCAGGACGCCCTGCAGTCGGTCATCCTCGGCCAGCTCGAGCCCGCCGAGGCGCTGAAGAAGGCCAACCAGCAGGTCAACAGCCTGTTCGCCTGATCGTTCAGGCTCATCTGCCCGTCCGGCGGAATCGGCACCCCGCACCTCCACCGGACGGGCACTGCTGCTCGTACACCGCCGATTGAACACCGCTGCTCGAAGGAGAACCATGCCCCTGCTCGTCGACCTGGCCGGTCGTGAATTCGCGATCGAGCTCACCGGTTCCGAGCCCCCCACGCCCGTCGCCGGCGGTCTCGTCCTGCCGTCAGGAAGGGTCGCGATCCTGCACGGTCTCGGCGACGCCCTGTTCTACCGGCATGGTCAGAACTCGTGGAGCCCCTGCGGGTGGCGCCGGCTCAGCGAGCCTCCCTTGCGGATCGCCAACCCGAAGCGGCGCCTGACCGCGGACGACACGATCTGGGACGACCCGGCCCGCCACCACTCCTCGGCCGTGGCCGCGCTGCAGGGCGACGACGGGCAGGTGCTCCTGCTGGGCTCCCTCGGGCTGGGCACCCCCCGGCTGTCCGCCGACCGCGACACCCTCGCCGGCTGGTACGAGGACGACGGCGCTCCGTGGTTCCTCGCCTACGGGAGCGAGCAGGAGGTCTTCGACCGCTACACCGACCAGCTCGCGGCGCGGCTGGGCCGCAGCGACCGGCAGGCCGGCAACGTCTGGTGCACCTGGTACGCCTACTACGAGGACGTCAGCGAGCAGGTGCTGAACAAGGACCTCGCCTCGCTGGCGGGCCTGCCGTACGACGTCGCCCAGATCGACGACGGCTGGGAGCTCGCCGTCGGGGACTGGGAGCCCAACCACAAGTTTCCCTCCGGCATGCGCGCCCTGACCGAGCGGATCAACGCCGCGGGCATGAGGGCGGGGCTGTGGCTGGCGCCGTTCATCGCGCTGCCGACGTCGCGCACCGCCCGCGAGCACCCCGAGTTCCTGCTGCGCGACGCCGCTGGGCAGCCGGTCGTCGCCGGATACAACTGGGGCACCTCGTACTGGGCCCTGGACCTCACCCACCCCGGCGTCCAGGAGCACCTCACCCAGCTGATCCACAGGGTCGTGCACGAGTGGGGCTTCACCTACCTCAAGCTCGACTTCGTCAACGCCGGCGCGGTCCCCGGCGTCCGGCACTCCGGCGGGCACCGCGAGCAGGCCTATCGCGACGCGTTCTCCCTGATCCGGCGCGTCGCGGGCCCGGAGGTCTACCTGCTCGGCAGCGGCGCCCTGCTGCTGCCCTCGCTCGGCCTGGCCGACGGGCTGCGCAGCGGCCCCGACGTCGCCCCGCTGTGGACCAACTACGCCACCGACGACCCCTCGGACGCCATGGCCTACAACGCCGTGGTGAACACGCTGCACCGGCTGTGGCAGTCACGGCTGCTCCAGGTCGACCCGGACATCGTGTACTTCCGCAGCCGGCTCAACCTGCTCACCGAGACGCAGATGGGCTGGTTGCGGGACCTGGCCACGATCTGCGGCTTCAAGGCGGTCTCCGACCCGCCGTCGTGGCTCAGCGCGGACGAGCTCGAGCACATGGCGGCCTACCTGGCCGAGCGGCCGGAGATCGTCCGGACGGGCCGGTACAGTTTCGTCATCGACGGCCGCACCGTGGACTTCACCGGCGCTCTGAGACCGGGACAGCAGTATCCGATCTCCTGACGGAGCCGGTAGAATTACGCTACAACGAAGCATAATTGGGGGTAGGGGTGCCCGAGGCGGCCGGAGTAGACGTCAGCAGACTGCGTGAGATCAACTCACTCAGCGTCGTGCGGGCGATGCGGGGGCAGCCACCCGCCACCGTCACCGAGCTCGCCACCCGCACCGGCCTGTCCCGGCCCGGCACCGACGTCGTGGTCCGCGGGCTGGTCACCGAGGGATGGGTGCAGGTCGTCGAGCCCGACGGCAGCAGCGTCGGCCGCCCCGCCCGCCGCTACCGCTTCAACGCCGGCGCCGGGCACGTGCTCGGCGTCGACGTCGGCGGCCACAAGATCCTCGTCCTGCTCGCCGACCTCGAAGGACAGGTGCTGCACAGTCACCGGCTCCCGGTCGAGCCGGACGCCGACCCCGCCGCGCGGCTGCGGGCCGTCGACACCGCCATCAGCCAGTGCCTGTCGGACGCCGGGATGCGGCCCGAGCAGATCTGGGCGGTGACGGTCGGCGTGACCGGCCCGGTCGACGCCACCGGCCGCACCACCCTGTTCACCCCGCTGCCCGGCTGGGCGAGCGTCTCCCCCGCCGAGCACCTCTCGGCCCGCTTCACCTGCCCGATCCTGGTCGAGAACGACTGCAAGCTCGCCGCCGTCGCCGAACGCTGGAAGGGCGCCGCGCAGGACGCCGACGACATCGTCTACCTGCTGGCGGGCATGCGCACCGGCGCCGGCCTCATCCTCGACGGCACCCTGCGGCGCGGCTACGGCGGGGCGGCCGGCGAGATCGGTGCCCTCAAGGCGGTCCGCTGGCTCGCCGCCCCCTCCCACATCGAGAACTGCCCGGGGGTACCCGGGGACATCCACCCCAACGACAAGGCCGCCTGGGTCTTCGAACGCGCCCGCGAGGGCGACCGCCACGCCCGCACCGCGCTGCGCCGCTACGTCAAGGACCTGGCCGTGGGCGCCGCGGCGCTCGTACTGACCCTCGACCCGCAGGTCGTCATCCTCGGCGGCGGCTACTCCCGCTCCGCGGACCTGCTCATCGAGCCCTTCGAGCGGGAGCTCGGCCGCCTCTGCCTGCGTGTCCCCGAGATCAGGGCCTCCGACCTCGGCGCCGACAGTGTCGCCCTCGGCGCGCTGCGCGTCGCCCTGGACCAGGTCGACGCGCGGCTGTTCACCGACGGGATGCCCGCCCTACTCACCCTCCAGGCCTGACCGGCACTCCCCCTCGGCATCCCCGTCAGGCGGGCGTCCCCTCGCCAGCTCGACGCCGACGCCCTGCTCCTGGACGGCGCTCACGAAACCGGGCGCCGCGCCGGCGTCGGTGACGAGGAGGTTGACCTTGGACAGCGCACAGATCGGCGCCAGCCCGATCCGGCCCAGCTTCGTGGAGTCCGCCAGCACGACCCGGCGCCGGGAGGCGTTGATCATGCGCTGTTTCAGCTCGGCCTCCAGCAGGTGCGCCCCGGTGAGCCCGGACTCCAGGTGAACACCGTGGCAGCCGAGGAAGACCGTGTCGGCGTGGATGCGCTCCAGCATGGCCCCGCCCAGCGGGTCGACGAGCGCGTGCGTGGCCGGCCGGAGCGTTCCGCCGGTGACGAGGACGGAGAAGCGGGGAATGGCGGGCTCCAGCTCCGCCGCGACCCGCAGGCTGTTGGTGAAGATCACAACGTCGGCCAGGTCGCCGCGGGCCACCAGCTCGCGGGCCAGAAACGTGGCGGTGGTGCCGGCATCGATGATGATGTTCTCGCCGTCGGCCACCAGCGCGGCGGCGTGCCGGGCGAGCTGGGTCTTCTCCAGCGCCAGGCTGTCCACCGCGGTCCCGGACGACGCCTCCTCAGGAGGCGGCGCGGCCTTGACGTGCATCGCCCCGCCGCGGACCCGGCGCAGCGCGCCCTGACGGCCGAGCACCTCCAGATCGCCGCGGATCGTCACGCTGGACACGCCGAACGTCTCCGCCAGGTCGGTGACCCGGACGAACTCGTGCTCCAGCACCAGCGCCACGATGCGTTCGCGGCGCAGCGGGGCTCCGGCGTCGCCGGCGGGAGGCGCCGAAGGCGCCGGGTCCTTCATCGGCCCGCCCCGCCGCGCGTGATGCCGCCGGGCAGGTACGCCGCCTGTGCCGTGATTATGTCGTCGCACACCGCCTCGATGTCGGCCGGCGGGAGGGTCGCCGAGGTGCTGGGGTCAAGCATGGCCGCCTGGTACACCGCCGATCGTCGCTCTTCCAGGACCGCTGTCGTGGTCAATTCCACCACATTCAGAAACGACCGGTTGAGCGCCATGAGCTGCACGGGCAGGGCGCCGACCGGCTTGGGGTGGATTCCCGCGCCGTCCACCAGGGCGGGCACCTCCACGCAGGCGCTTGCCGGCAGATTGTCGATCAGCCCGTGGTTGGGCAGGGTGAGCTGCACCTCTCGCGGCGTGCCGGTCAGCAGCGAGTGGATCACTTCGGAGGCCATCTCGAAGTGCTTCCACCGGGCCAGCACCGGCTTGCCGGCGGCCAGCGCCTCCCGCAGCCGCTCGTAGGCGTCGAATTTGCGCAGCCGGCGCCGCAGGCCCTCGTTCAGCGGCAGGTTGAGCCGGAGCACCTCCTTCTCGTGCGGCAGGAACCAGGACACGTACTCCGCCGCGTGCTCGCTGGACTCGGTCGGGAAATAGCCGAAACGCCGGTAGATCTCCGCGCGGACGTGCCCGCGCAGCTCGGGATCGGCGGCCATGACGTGGTCGAGCTCGTCGTAGAGGGATTGTCCGCCGCTTTCGAAACGGAGCACGAACGCCTGGTGATTCAGCCCGGCGGTGAGGAAGTCGATGTCGTCGAGCTCGCGGCCGATCAGGTCGGCGAGCAGCGCGTGGGTGTCGCGGACCGAGTGGCACAGCCCGGCCACCCGGCGCAGCGGCGTGCCCGCGACCACGGCCCCGCACAACATGGCCAGGGGGTCGGTGTAGTTGAGCAGCCAGGCCTGGGAGCACAGCCGCACCATGTCGCGCGCCAGATCGAGCAGGACGGGCATGGCGCGCAGGCCGCGGAAGATGCCGCCGAGGCCGAGCGTGTCGCCGACGGTCTGGCGCACGCCGTACCGGTGGGGAATCTCGAAGTCGGCCAGCGCCGCGTCGTAGCCGCCCACGTCGATCTGGCAGACGACGAAGTCGGCGCCGGCCAGCGCCGCTTCGCGGTCGGTGCCGGCCTCGATCGTCGCGCCCGCGCCCGTCTCGGCGTTCAGGCGGCGGGACAACAGCTCGGCGGTCGCCAGGCGCTGGGCATCGATATCGTGGAGGGCCACCCGCAGGCTGCCGGCCAGTTCGGGGCTGGACATCAGGTCGGAGAGGATCTTGCGGGTCAGTTCGACGTTCCCCGCGCCGACCAAGGCCACTTTCGCCATTCGAAACCTCCTCGAAAGGGGAGCTTACCGCTTGGAAAGCGTCCTTCCATGAGCATCCGCCCTGACCCGCGAGCCTGCCGATCTCCCGGCATGCCGGGAACCACTGACCAGAACATTGACTTCATCTCCGCCGTGAGCACGGCCTACGGGCTGGAAGGCGGAGCGAGAAGGGAGGTAACCGCCATCGGCAGAGGCGCCATGGGAATGGTGCACAGGCTGGCGGTGGATGAACGGCTGTATGCCGTAAAAGAGTTCTTCTGGACGATGGACGAAGGAGCGGCCAGCAGAGAAGCGGCGTTCCGTGATCTGGCCGCGTCGGCAGGAGTCAGATCGCCGATGAACCTCCGAGGTGTGGACGGTGATTACCTGCAGCCCCTTCCCGAAAGTGCGGGAGGCAGGATGGTGCGGCTCTATTCCTGGGTCGAGGGCGCGCCTGTCGATCCTGACGATCCGGCGACGGCCGCGCGGCTCGGAGAACTGCTGGGGCGGCTGCATGGGCTCGCGGCCCCCGCCTCCGGGGAAACCGATCCCTGGTACGAGGTCGTTCCGGAAGAGAGCGAATGGGAGGAGATCACGCGTGCGGCGGCCGCAGCCGGCGAGGATTGGGCGCCCCTGCTTCGCCATAGCCTTCGGGCGATCATCGACCTGGCGCGGTGGGTGAAGCCGATACCGGAGCACGAGCGGATCATGTGCCACCTGGACGTCCAGCCGTCGAACGTGCTCGCCGACGAGGCGGGGCTCATCCTGCTCGACTGGGATGACGCCGGGCCGGGAAGCCCGGCGCGGGAGCTGGCCTCGGTGCTGCTCGGCTGGCACGTGCGGGACGGTGTGGTGAACCGGGCCGGAGTCTTGCGGACGCTTTCCGCCTATCGGCGGGCGGCTGGGCGGGCCGTGGTGGGCGACGAGCAGATGTTCGCCATGAGCGCGGCGACGCTGCTGAATTATGTCGCCGTTCAGGCGCGGCTCAGACTGGACCCCGACGCAGACCCCCTGCACCGGGAGAACGCCCGCGCGGAATTGACGAGCGCACTGGCTCGGTTCCCCTCGCGACGCGTGTACACCGACCTGCTGAGCGTCGTTTCCGGAGAAGGATGACCGTGCGCGCTCCAGGAGCCCGCCCTCACTGGCGGGTGGCGGCCGCCTTGAGGAGCCGGGCCAGGCGGTCGAGGTCGCCTTCCAGGTCGAGGTCGGTGTCGAGGAGCCACTGGGCCTGCA
This window encodes:
- a CDS encoding DeoR/GlpR family DNA-binding transcription regulator: MKDPAPSAPPAGDAGAPLRRERIVALVLEHEFVRVTDLAETFGVSSVTIRGDLEVLGRQGALRRVRGGAMHVKAAPPPEEASSGTAVDSLALEKTQLARHAAALVADGENIIIDAGTTATFLARELVARGDLADVVIFTNSLRVAAELEPAIPRFSVLVTGGTLRPATHALVDPLGGAMLERIHADTVFLGCHGVHLESGLTGAHLLEAELKQRMINASRRRVVLADSTKLGRIGLAPICALSKVNLLVTDAGAAPGFVSAVQEQGVGVELARGRPPDGDAEGECRSGLEGE
- a CDS encoding glycoside hydrolase family 36 protein: MPLLVDLAGREFAIELTGSEPPTPVAGGLVLPSGRVAILHGLGDALFYRHGQNSWSPCGWRRLSEPPLRIANPKRRLTADDTIWDDPARHHSSAVAALQGDDGQVLLLGSLGLGTPRLSADRDTLAGWYEDDGAPWFLAYGSEQEVFDRYTDQLAARLGRSDRQAGNVWCTWYAYYEDVSEQVLNKDLASLAGLPYDVAQIDDGWELAVGDWEPNHKFPSGMRALTERINAAGMRAGLWLAPFIALPTSRTAREHPEFLLRDAAGQPVVAGYNWGTSYWALDLTHPGVQEHLTQLIHRVVHEWGFTYLKLDFVNAGAVPGVRHSGGHREQAYRDAFSLIRRVAGPEVYLLGSGALLLPSLGLADGLRSGPDVAPLWTNYATDDPSDAMAYNAVVNTLHRLWQSRLLQVDPDIVYFRSRLNLLTETQMGWLRDLATICGFKAVSDPPSWLSADELEHMAAYLAERPEIVRTGRYSFVIDGRTVDFTGALRPGQQYPIS
- a CDS encoding ABC transporter substrate-binding protein is translated as MINTKRVAAALLCGLMAGTTLTACGGSGADEPAGGDAGGAVTLDYWLWDDNQQASYQACADAFHQANPNITIKITQTAWAQYWQNLTTQLAAGEAPDVWTNQVSYYPQFVSSQQILDIQPYVDADKVDLTQYQDGLADLWTKDGKRYGLPKDWDTEAIVYNSDMLDKAGVKPAELADLTWNPTDGGTFEQVIAKLTVDDKGRNGLDPDFDKDHVAIYGYQPEWNDGSQGQNGWGELAAANGWTYLDKNPWGTQFKYDDPKLIETIGWYKALTDKGFAPRFDKQSTLGIDAVMNSGKAALTIAGSWTINTYMGDGAKHKFALAPLPIGPVGSRKSAINGLSDAIWAGTEHKDAAWKWVKYLGSTACQDVVAGNAVVFPAIKTSAEKALAAHKAKGRDVQVYVDYTKTPGSTFLLPITDHGTEISQIVQDALQSVILGQLEPAEALKKANQQVNSLFA
- a CDS encoding phosphotransferase enzyme family protein, encoding MSIRPDPRACRSPGMPGTTDQNIDFISAVSTAYGLEGGARREVTAIGRGAMGMVHRLAVDERLYAVKEFFWTMDEGAASREAAFRDLAASAGVRSPMNLRGVDGDYLQPLPESAGGRMVRLYSWVEGAPVDPDDPATAARLGELLGRLHGLAAPASGETDPWYEVVPEESEWEEITRAAAAAGEDWAPLLRHSLRAIIDLARWVKPIPEHERIMCHLDVQPSNVLADEAGLILLDWDDAGPGSPARELASVLLGWHVRDGVVNRAGVLRTLSAYRRAAGRAVVGDEQMFAMSAATLLNYVAVQARLRLDPDADPLHRENARAELTSALARFPSRRVYTDLLSVVSGEG
- a CDS encoding ROK family protein, translated to MPEAAGVDVSRLREINSLSVVRAMRGQPPATVTELATRTGLSRPGTDVVVRGLVTEGWVQVVEPDGSSVGRPARRYRFNAGAGHVLGVDVGGHKILVLLADLEGQVLHSHRLPVEPDADPAARLRAVDTAISQCLSDAGMRPEQIWAVTVGVTGPVDATGRTTLFTPLPGWASVSPAEHLSARFTCPILVENDCKLAAVAERWKGAAQDADDIVYLLAGMRTGAGLILDGTLRRGYGGAAGEIGALKAVRWLAAPSHIENCPGVPGDIHPNDKAAWVFERAREGDRHARTALRRYVKDLAVGAAALVLTLDPQVVILGGGYSRSADLLIEPFERELGRLCLRVPEIRASDLGADSVALGALRVALDQVDARLFTDGMPALLTLQA
- a CDS encoding alpha-glucosidase/alpha-galactosidase; translated protein: MAKVALVGAGNVELTRKILSDLMSSPELAGSLRVALHDIDAQRLATAELLSRRLNAETGAGATIEAGTDREAALAGADFVVCQIDVGGYDAALADFEIPHRYGVRQTVGDTLGLGGIFRGLRAMPVLLDLARDMVRLCSQAWLLNYTDPLAMLCGAVVAGTPLRRVAGLCHSVRDTHALLADLIGRELDDIDFLTAGLNHQAFVLRFESGGQSLYDELDHVMAADPELRGHVRAEIYRRFGYFPTESSEHAAEYVSWFLPHEKEVLRLNLPLNEGLRRRLRKFDAYERLREALAAGKPVLARWKHFEMASEVIHSLLTGTPREVQLTLPNHGLIDNLPASACVEVPALVDGAGIHPKPVGALPVQLMALNRSFLNVVELTTTAVLEERRSAVYQAAMLDPSTSATLPPADIEAVCDDIITAQAAYLPGGITRGGAGR
- a CDS encoding DUF4832 domain-containing protein, encoding MVHSPIRRPARMALVALLAAAVTALPAPSSATAGQPGWRNLAAAPAPDANPLEGFIPYAGAYTTFPHSMEWFYLPVNAVMTGPHRFDWRALEEQLDAIAARGHQAAFRFYLDYPGKPSGVPQFLLDQGLLTRPYDDFGNNGQSVSPDYDDPNLTAALDRFIAALGRRYDGDPRIGFVQLGLLGFWGEWHTWPHNGDPGTENWFASPAEQLRVLDAYDRAFDRTRLMVRYPGADNKAHDLGYHDDSFAYSTLPGPGWHFMDLMRQAGTTDKWRTNTVAGELRPELQGCLFNVPMDCPGDGDKDFDTSVAQTHATWLLNHYAFSPGYTGAAYDQALKGARSLGYELRVTAVRTERRRGSLGVAVRISNDGVAPFSYDWPVQLAAVGRDGRIARTWTTSWKLTGVMPGEPAELTATLPLGLRKGEYTLVLRAANPLPNGMPLRFANAGQDTTVPGWLTLGRIRAS
- a CDS encoding carbohydrate ABC transporter permease, yielding MKIGRKAAWLAVIAAVVLTVFPFYWMVRTALTPAGDLYTDSTALWPDHPTLINFARVLGLVDAETARAAGGSGAQLNFLLYTFNSIVYSGLIAVVQTFCCAMAGYAFARLRFPGRDLAFTAIIAALMVPPIFTILPNFVLVKQLDLLNTFPGLVLPSLLMTPFAVFFLRQFFLSIPRDVEEAATLEGISRWGMFWRIVLPMSRGPLITIGLTTVVWSWKDYLWPLLAGKAEDTRVLTVGLGVFLQQSPNRGPDWTGIMAGSVLSVIPVLILLVFLGKRLVQSMNFSGIK